The following are encoded in a window of Nibricoccus aquaticus genomic DNA:
- a CDS encoding energy transducer TonB encodes MRSLPSLLLSLTIAFGTTLTAQTPATDRIAAKSVRNTAPVYPYELLVQGKEGSAEIQFTIEYSGKAILASVVSATDPAFAKALLADIEANEFLPPRVNGQPKLAQAQLRYSFNSTAGLDPAARLILTELRKPMPGIPHADLLDKKPVPARQDQPVYPYSLLSDGVSGKAEIEVVIDRTGRVLFPRIVSATNDDIGYAAAAAVTRWRYLPGQKAGQPVDSRVTVTIHYDQAKMAASW; translated from the coding sequence ATGCGCTCCCTTCCCTCCCTCCTCTTATCCCTCACGATCGCATTCGGCACCACCCTCACCGCCCAGACCCCCGCTACCGATCGTATCGCGGCCAAATCCGTCCGTAATACCGCCCCCGTTTATCCCTACGAGTTGCTCGTCCAAGGCAAAGAAGGCAGCGCCGAGATCCAGTTCACCATCGAGTACTCCGGCAAAGCCATCCTCGCCTCCGTCGTCAGCGCCACCGACCCCGCCTTCGCCAAAGCCCTCCTCGCCGACATCGAGGCCAACGAATTCCTCCCCCCCCGTGTCAACGGCCAGCCCAAGCTCGCCCAGGCCCAGCTCCGCTACAGCTTCAACAGCACCGCCGGCCTGGACCCCGCCGCCCGCCTGATCCTCACCGAGCTCCGCAAGCCCATGCCCGGCATCCCCCACGCCGACCTCCTCGATAAAAAACCCGTCCCCGCCCGCCAGGACCAGCCCGTTTACCCGTATTCGCTTCTCAGCGACGGCGTCTCCGGCAAAGCGGAAATCGAAGTCGTCATCGACCGCACCGGCCGCGTCCTCTTCCCCCGCATCGTCTCCGCCACCAACGACGACATCGGCTACGCCGCCGCCGCCGCCGTCACCCGCTGGCGCTACCTGCCCGGCCAGAAAGCCGGCCAGCCCGTCGATTCCCGCGTCACCGTCACCATCCATTACGACCAGGCCAAAATGGCCGCCTCCTGGTAA